One stretch of Candidatus Sulfotelmatobacter sp. DNA includes these proteins:
- a CDS encoding AMP-binding protein — MNLTRDPVAAMESWSWPPRYDEAYLPPGDQRYWHPHRETMPPAERDAAIAVRLREVMRHAQATSPFYRKKWADAGIDVEAIRTLEDFERVPVVTKAELRAAQIAHPPYGDYLCVPESEIHHIHGTSGTTGKPTAFAIGRDDWATIGNNHARILWGMGFRPGDTIFFGAIFSLYLGSWGGMLGAERMRARSFPFGAGAQGMTARAAQWLAMVKPAGFYGTPSYALRLAEVAREEGYDPREFGLRTMFFSGEPGASIPSVRDRIEDEFGARVIDSGTMAEMTPWATAAGTAQTHEGMLLWQDIVYHEVCDPATYRRVPYGQQGTPVYTHLERTSQPMIRLLSGDLTHWVMEDNPCGRTYPRLPKGVYGRIDDMFVIRGENVYPSEIDNVCNATPGYGGEHRIHITRERTMDELLVRAEYTADVAARGEQRAFGERLAEQLRKVLGVSAKVEPVPPATYERTDFKARRVVDDRDLYGKVYEKTKAGA; from the coding sequence ATGAACCTCACTCGTGATCCGGTCGCGGCGATGGAGTCGTGGTCGTGGCCGCCACGCTACGACGAGGCGTACCTCCCGCCCGGCGACCAGCGGTACTGGCATCCGCATCGCGAGACGATGCCGCCCGCGGAACGCGACGCCGCGATCGCGGTGCGGCTGCGCGAGGTGATGCGGCATGCGCAAGCGACCTCGCCGTTCTACCGCAAGAAATGGGCGGACGCCGGCATCGACGTCGAGGCGATTCGCACGCTGGAGGACTTCGAGCGCGTTCCGGTCGTCACCAAAGCCGAGCTGCGCGCCGCGCAGATCGCGCACCCGCCCTACGGCGATTACCTGTGCGTGCCGGAGTCGGAGATCCACCACATCCACGGCACGTCCGGGACGACCGGCAAGCCGACGGCGTTCGCGATCGGCCGCGACGATTGGGCGACGATCGGCAACAACCACGCGCGCATCCTGTGGGGGATGGGCTTCCGGCCCGGCGACACGATCTTCTTCGGCGCCATCTTCTCGCTGTATCTCGGCTCGTGGGGCGGGATGCTCGGCGCGGAGCGAATGCGCGCGCGCAGCTTTCCGTTCGGCGCCGGCGCGCAAGGGATGACCGCGCGCGCGGCCCAGTGGCTGGCGATGGTGAAGCCGGCCGGCTTCTACGGCACCCCTTCGTACGCGCTACGCTTGGCGGAAGTCGCGCGCGAGGAGGGCTACGATCCGCGCGAGTTCGGCTTGCGCACGATGTTCTTCTCCGGCGAGCCGGGCGCGTCGATCCCGTCGGTGCGCGATCGCATCGAGGACGAGTTCGGCGCGCGCGTGATCGACTCGGGGACGATGGCCGAGATGACGCCGTGGGCGACGGCTGCCGGCACCGCGCAGACGCACGAGGGGATGCTGCTGTGGCAGGACATCGTCTATCACGAGGTGTGCGACCCGGCGACGTACCGCCGCGTGCCGTACGGCCAACAGGGCACGCCGGTCTACACCCACCTCGAGCGCACCTCGCAGCCGATGATCCGGCTGCTCTCGGGCGATCTCACCCACTGGGTGATGGAAGACAACCCCTGCGGCCGCACCTATCCGCGGCTGCCCAAGGGCGTCTACGGCCGCATCGACGACATGTTCGTCATCCGCGGCGAGAACGTCTATCCCTCGGAGATCGACAACGTCTGCAACGCGACGCCGGGCTACGGCGGCGAGCACCGCATCCACATCACCCGCGAGCGCACGATGGACGAGCTGCTCGTTCGCGCCGAGTACACCGCCGACGTCGCCGCGCGCGGCGAGCAGCGTGCTTTTGGCGAACGGCTCGCCGAGCAGCTGCGCAAGGTGCTGGGCGTGAGCGCGAAGGTCGAGCCCGTGCCGCCGGCGACCTACGAGCGAACCGACTTCAAGGCGCGCCGCGTCGTCGACGACCGCGACCTCTACGGCAAGGTCTACGAAAAGACGAAGGCCGGCGCCTGA
- a CDS encoding methylmalonyl-CoA mutase family protein, whose protein sequence is MQTPVKPITVDEHREEWEQLTLLPFIERRPESREVFRTLGGVPLERVYTPANLAEHDYLRDTGFPGAFPYTRGPYPTMYRAQPWTMRQIAGYGTADDTNARFRYLIAQGQTGISVDFDMPTLMGYDSDDARSEGEVGREGVAIDSVDDMHDLFAGIDLEQISVSMTINPSAWILFAMYLVVADERGFDRKKLSGTIQNDIIKEYVSQKEWVYPPRPAMRIVRDTITYSTAGLPRYNPVNVSGYHTREAGSTAIQEVAFTLAAGMAYVDEVVKAGVDVDDFAPRLSFFFVSQIDFLEEVAKFRAARRIWARVMKERFGARKPESMRLRFHTQTAGVSCTAREPLNNIARTAIEGLAAVLGGTQSLHTNGYDEALSIPSEAAMKIALRTQQIIAEETGVVGTIDPLAGSYAIEALTDEIERGVFAYFDEVDKRGGVVACIEDNFFQLELAEAAYDLHLRKDRGERQIVGVTKYRDDSANPAVELHTIDEAAAQRQLDRLRRTHETRDDAAVAAALAELVRVAKTDENLMPPTIAAVKARATEGEIINALRPIFGSYVEKPVF, encoded by the coding sequence ATGCAGACGCCCGTGAAGCCGATCACCGTCGACGAGCACCGCGAAGAGTGGGAGCAGCTGACGCTGCTGCCGTTCATCGAGCGGCGACCGGAATCGCGCGAGGTGTTCCGCACCCTGGGCGGGGTGCCGCTCGAGCGCGTCTATACACCGGCCAACCTCGCCGAGCACGACTATCTGCGCGACACCGGCTTCCCCGGCGCCTTCCCGTATACGCGCGGCCCGTACCCCACGATGTACCGCGCGCAGCCGTGGACGATGCGCCAGATCGCGGGCTACGGAACGGCCGACGACACCAACGCGCGCTTCCGGTACCTGATCGCGCAAGGCCAGACCGGCATCTCGGTCGACTTCGACATGCCCACGCTGATGGGCTACGACTCCGACGACGCGCGCAGCGAAGGCGAGGTCGGCCGCGAGGGCGTCGCGATCGACAGCGTCGACGACATGCACGACCTCTTCGCGGGGATCGACCTCGAGCAGATCTCGGTCTCGATGACGATCAACCCGTCGGCCTGGATCCTGTTCGCGATGTACTTGGTCGTCGCCGACGAGCGCGGCTTCGATCGCAAGAAGCTCTCGGGGACGATCCAGAACGACATCATCAAAGAGTACGTCTCGCAGAAGGAGTGGGTCTACCCGCCACGGCCGGCGATGCGGATCGTGCGCGACACGATCACCTACTCGACGGCGGGGCTGCCGCGCTACAACCCGGTCAACGTCAGCGGCTACCACACGCGCGAGGCCGGCAGCACGGCCATCCAAGAGGTCGCGTTCACGCTGGCCGCCGGGATGGCGTACGTCGACGAGGTCGTCAAAGCCGGCGTCGACGTCGACGACTTCGCGCCGCGGCTCTCGTTCTTCTTCGTTTCGCAGATCGACTTCTTGGAAGAGGTCGCCAAGTTCCGCGCCGCGCGCCGCATCTGGGCGCGCGTGATGAAGGAACGCTTCGGCGCCCGGAAGCCCGAGTCGATGCGGCTGCGCTTCCACACCCAGACGGCCGGCGTCTCGTGCACCGCGCGCGAGCCGCTCAACAACATCGCCCGTACGGCGATCGAAGGGCTGGCGGCGGTCCTGGGCGGCACGCAGTCGCTGCACACCAACGGCTACGACGAGGCGCTCTCGATTCCCAGCGAGGCGGCGATGAAGATCGCGCTGCGCACGCAGCAGATCATCGCCGAGGAGACCGGCGTGGTCGGCACGATCGACCCGCTGGCCGGCTCGTACGCGATCGAGGCGCTGACGGACGAGATCGAGCGCGGCGTCTTCGCCTACTTCGACGAGGTCGACAAGCGCGGCGGCGTGGTCGCCTGCATCGAGGACAACTTCTTCCAGCTCGAGCTGGCGGAAGCGGCCTACGACCTGCACCTGCGCAAGGATCGCGGCGAGCGGCAGATCGTCGGCGTGACCAAGTACCGCGACGACTCGGCCAACCCGGCCGTCGAGCTGCACACGATCGACGAGGCGGCCGCGCAGCGGCAGCTGGACCGGCTGCGCCGTACGCACGAGACGCGCGACGATGCGGCCGTCGCGGCCGCGCTGGCGGAACTGGTGCGGGTCGCCAAGACCGACGAGAACCTGATGCCGCCGACGATCGCGGCCGTCAAGGCGCGCGCCACCGAGGGCGAGATCATCAACGCGCTGCGGCCCATCTTCGGCAGCTACGTCGAGAAGCCGGTCTTTTGA
- a CDS encoding cobalamin B12-binding domain-containing protein codes for MPIKVLVAKPGLDGHDRGAKIVARALRDAGMEVVYTGLHQTPEMIVNAAVQEDVDVIGVSILSGAHMTIFPRIMDLLREREVDDIVVVGGGVIQEEDVPKLHDAGVRAVFTAEASTQELIDGIERVVAEFGRDRARREAAAR; via the coding sequence ATGCCCATTAAGGTGCTCGTCGCCAAGCCCGGCCTGGACGGCCACGACCGCGGCGCGAAGATCGTCGCACGCGCGTTGCGCGACGCTGGCATGGAGGTCGTCTACACAGGCTTGCACCAGACGCCGGAGATGATCGTGAACGCCGCGGTGCAGGAGGACGTCGACGTCATCGGCGTGAGCATCCTCTCGGGCGCGCACATGACGATCTTCCCGCGCATCATGGACCTGCTGCGCGAGCGCGAGGTCGACGACATCGTGGTCGTCGGCGGGGGCGTCATCCAAGAAGAAGACGTGCCTAAGCTGCACGACGCTGGCGTGCGCGCGGTCTTCACCGCCGAAGCCTCGACCCAAGAGCTGATCGACGGGATCGAGCGCGTCGTGGCGGAGTTCGGCCGCGACCGCGCGCGGCGCGAAGCCGCCGCGCGCTGA
- a CDS encoding thiamine pyrophosphate-binding protein, whose protein sequence is MEAAEHLAHALRARGVTRVFGLEGGHIQPLWDHLARLGIAIVDVRDERAAVHMAHAHADLLGTVGVACVTAGPGVTNTVTAVANANVAGVPVVVIGGAAPTAQDHMGPLQGIPQVPMMTPITRFARTVRAAEHAVRELDLAFGAALGDRGERGAAYIEFPTDVLRADVPAPLVLDEFRVMRMPRRVAPDAAAVVEAVERLWTARRPVVVTGRGARGAGPEVRKLLDVLGALYLDTQDSRGLVPDEHPAVVGALRGAVMGEADVVLTVGRKLDYQLGYGSPAVFPHATFVRVADDVSEIADNRRGEPEVFATPALALSAIVAAAAGRTPAVDREWAAQMRVKHEERARAYDAKLASAPAGADGRMHPNRIFAAIRAVVDDDAIAIADGGDILSFARLGLTQRTYLDSGTFGCLGVGVPFAIAAALASPDRTVVSVNGDGAFGFNAIELDTAVRHNARAVFIVANNAAWNIERYDQELNYGGRIVGTELRDSDYAGLARALGAHGETVTDPAELEGALRRAIANAPALLDVKVTRDAVSSDGGKGLGYVPTYQPLSAWDEAERRRREPEHSLS, encoded by the coding sequence ATGGAGGCCGCCGAGCACCTCGCGCACGCGTTGCGCGCGCGCGGCGTGACCCGCGTCTTCGGTCTCGAAGGCGGGCACATCCAGCCGCTGTGGGATCACCTCGCGCGGCTAGGCATCGCGATCGTCGACGTGCGCGACGAGCGCGCCGCCGTGCACATGGCCCACGCGCACGCCGATCTGCTCGGCACGGTCGGCGTCGCCTGCGTCACCGCCGGTCCCGGCGTCACCAACACCGTCACCGCCGTCGCCAACGCCAACGTCGCCGGCGTCCCGGTCGTCGTGATCGGCGGCGCCGCCCCCACGGCGCAAGACCACATGGGCCCGCTGCAAGGCATCCCGCAAGTGCCGATGATGACGCCGATCACCCGCTTCGCGCGGACCGTGCGCGCCGCCGAGCACGCCGTGCGCGAGCTGGACCTGGCTTTCGGCGCGGCGCTGGGCGACCGCGGCGAGCGCGGCGCGGCCTACATCGAGTTCCCGACCGACGTGCTGCGCGCCGACGTGCCGGCGCCGTTGGTGCTCGACGAGTTCCGCGTCATGCGCATGCCGCGCCGCGTCGCGCCGGACGCGGCCGCGGTCGTGGAGGCCGTCGAACGCTTGTGGACGGCGCGCCGTCCGGTCGTCGTGACCGGTCGCGGCGCGCGCGGCGCGGGCCCCGAGGTGCGCAAGCTGCTCGACGTGCTCGGCGCGCTCTATCTGGACACGCAGGACAGCCGCGGCCTGGTCCCCGACGAGCATCCCGCGGTGGTCGGCGCACTGCGCGGCGCGGTGATGGGTGAGGCCGACGTGGTGCTCACGGTGGGGCGCAAGCTCGACTATCAGCTCGGCTACGGTTCGCCCGCCGTCTTCCCGCACGCCACCTTCGTACGCGTCGCCGACGACGTGTCCGAGATCGCCGACAATCGCCGTGGCGAGCCCGAGGTGTTCGCGACGCCGGCTCTCGCGCTCAGCGCGATCGTCGCCGCCGCCGCGGGCCGTACGCCGGCCGTCGATCGCGAGTGGGCCGCGCAGATGCGGGTCAAGCACGAAGAGCGCGCGCGTGCCTACGACGCCAAGCTGGCCTCGGCACCGGCCGGTGCCGACGGGCGCATGCACCCCAACCGTATCTTCGCCGCCATCCGCGCCGTCGTCGACGACGACGCGATCGCGATCGCCGACGGCGGCGACATCCTCAGCTTCGCGCGGCTCGGCCTCACCCAGCGCACCTATCTCGACTCGGGGACGTTCGGGTGTCTGGGCGTCGGCGTCCCGTTCGCGATCGCCGCCGCGCTGGCGTCGCCGGATCGAACGGTCGTCTCGGTCAACGGTGACGGCGCCTTCGGGTTCAACGCGATCGAGCTCGACACCGCGGTGCGGCACAACGCGCGCGCGGTGTTCATCGTCGCCAACAACGCGGCCTGGAACATCGAGCGCTACGACCAGGAGCTCAACTACGGCGGCCGCATCGTCGGCACCGAGCTGCGCGACTCCGACTACGCCGGCCTCGCGCGCGCGCTGGGCGCGCACGGCGAGACGGTGACCGACCCTGCCGAGCTGGAAGGTGCGCTGCGGCGCGCGATCGCCAACGCGCCGGCCCTGCTCGACGTCAAGGTGACCCGCGACGCCGTCTCGTCCGACGGCGGCAAGGGCCTGGGCTACGTGCCGACCTATCAGCCGCTCTCGGCCTGGGACGAGGCCGAGCGCCGCCGCCGCGAACCGGAGCACTCGCTGTCATGA
- the meaB gene encoding methylmalonyl Co-A mutase-associated GTPase MeaB, which translates to MIGHRVQRDLARAISAVENGILPFAVALERVRAAAGSNGTPHHADVIGVTGPPGAGKSTLVDRLIEGLRAQGQTVAVIAVDPSSPFTRGAVLGDRVRMQRHSGDAGVYIRSMASRQAGGGLAPATRDAVRLAEAAGFDVVLVETVGVGQVELEIVAVADVIVVVTVPALGDSVQTIKAGLTEIADIFVVNMADRPGANATAVDLRHMVRESARDIPVLQTIAPDATGVPELLAAIDVKRRAGESNAVRAVRFEIVQRVRDRAVAGALAALDSPDGAAVLARLREHDINRSDAIDALLAILGGPVHAH; encoded by the coding sequence TTGATCGGTCATCGCGTCCAGCGCGACCTGGCGCGCGCGATCTCCGCGGTCGAGAACGGCATCCTGCCGTTCGCGGTCGCGCTCGAGCGCGTGCGCGCGGCGGCCGGCAGCAACGGGACGCCGCATCATGCCGACGTCATCGGCGTGACCGGGCCGCCCGGCGCCGGCAAGTCGACGCTGGTCGACCGGCTGATCGAGGGCTTGCGCGCGCAGGGCCAGACCGTGGCCGTGATCGCGGTCGATCCGTCATCGCCGTTCACCCGCGGCGCCGTGCTCGGCGATCGCGTGCGCATGCAGCGCCACTCGGGCGACGCCGGCGTCTACATCCGCAGCATGGCCTCGCGCCAGGCTGGCGGCGGCCTCGCGCCCGCGACGCGCGACGCGGTGCGCTTGGCCGAAGCGGCCGGCTTCGACGTGGTGCTGGTCGAGACGGTCGGCGTCGGCCAAGTCGAGCTGGAGATCGTCGCGGTCGCCGACGTCATCGTCGTCGTCACGGTCCCCGCGCTGGGCGACTCGGTGCAGACGATCAAAGCCGGGCTGACCGAGATCGCCGACATCTTCGTGGTCAACATGGCCGACCGGCCCGGCGCGAACGCGACCGCGGTCGATTTGCGCCACATGGTCCGCGAGAGCGCGCGCGACATTCCGGTGCTGCAGACGATCGCGCCGGACGCGACCGGCGTCCCCGAGCTGCTCGCCGCGATCGACGTCAAGCGCCGCGCCGGCGAGTCGAACGCGGTGCGCGCGGTGCGCTTCGAGATCGTGCAGCGCGTGCGCGACCGCGCCGTCGCCGGCGCGCTGGCGGCCCTGGACTCACCCGACGGCGCCGCCGTGCTGGCACGGCTGCGCGAGCACGACATCAACCGGAGCGACGCGATCGACGCGTTGCTCGCGATCCTGGGAGGACCCGTGCATGCCCATTAA